The Streptomyces laurentii genome contains a region encoding:
- a CDS encoding hypothetical protein (Protein of unknown function (DUF4241); pfam14025;~identified by MetaGeneAnnotator; putative;~predicted protein [Streptomyces sp. C]) → MVVEVGYAQAWDLEACAPWRPIAAEEARERDAAGLPYVVVYREPDREAPLEVRLVSWRDNYVGLWVYDAQGRRTYDLDMRLLDDPARLLRRYSVGWYYTGPEMAEFDEACPRITVDLFPDGRGRRTEERQGRGGGSYATSPGLRDDERWMDRPAFGEWPLLSAQVHGLSEPPGFEAAEVAEAAEPGDGDAPATCWRPPRPAQPGPINELFRPGVRVTDGYHPVMTVVEPRRVGTLRVPSGLLAVSGPDIDHGDGPRITVPVPPGEYVLDEARVRFGYRCEWRDAAVTTTEPTAVRLLVSDAPAATWEMALGPDDDPRLFIEQQIAGFDTDGATGCFADAGAWEPLIALFERGLIRGESDLDGYEDIDDGSMFMQRTWDEASGGEFMSFATTGDGTYPVWVGRSEAGEVSGVVVLVEGMPELLPEQDGTPTDAAV, encoded by the coding sequence ATGGTCGTCGAGGTGGGGTACGCGCAGGCCTGGGACCTGGAGGCTTGTGCGCCCTGGCGGCCGATAGCCGCCGAGGAGGCCCGGGAGCGGGACGCCGCCGGGCTTCCGTACGTGGTGGTGTACCGGGAGCCGGACCGGGAGGCTCCGCTGGAAGTCCGACTCGTCTCTTGGCGGGACAACTACGTCGGCCTGTGGGTCTACGACGCCCAAGGCCGCCGTACCTACGACCTGGACATGCGGCTGCTGGACGACCCCGCGCGGCTGCTGCGGCGGTACTCCGTCGGCTGGTACTACACAGGCCCAGAGATGGCGGAGTTCGACGAGGCGTGCCCACGCATCACCGTGGACCTCTTCCCGGACGGGAGGGGCCGACGGACGGAGGAGCGGCAGGGGCGGGGCGGGGGCTCATACGCCACCTCGCCCGGACTCCGGGACGACGAGCGCTGGATGGACCGCCCCGCCTTCGGGGAGTGGCCGCTGCTCTCGGCCCAGGTACACGGGCTCAGTGAGCCGCCGGGCTTCGAGGCGGCTGAGGTGGCCGAGGCAGCCGAGCCAGGTGACGGAGACGCCCCCGCCACCTGCTGGCGTCCGCCGCGCCCCGCGCAGCCCGGGCCGATCAACGAGTTGTTCCGGCCCGGGGTGCGTGTGACCGACGGGTACCACCCCGTGATGACCGTCGTGGAGCCGCGTAGGGTCGGCACCCTGCGCGTACCCAGCGGGCTGCTGGCCGTCTCCGGCCCGGACATCGACCACGGCGACGGGCCGCGCATCACGGTCCCCGTCCCGCCTGGGGAGTACGTACTCGACGAGGCGCGGGTCCGCTTCGGCTACCGCTGTGAGTGGCGGGACGCCGCGGTCACGACCACGGAGCCCACGGCCGTCCGCCTGCTCGTCAGCGATGCCCCCGCCGCGACCTGGGAGATGGCCCTCGGTCCGGACGACGATCCCCGGCTGTTCATCGAGCAGCAGATAGCCGGCTTCGACACCGACGGCGCCACCGGCTGCTTCGCCGACGCCGGGGCCTGGGAGCCGCTCATCGCGCTCTTCGAGCGGGGGCTGATCCGGGGGGAGTCGGACCTGGATGGGTACGAGGACATCGATGACGGTTCCATGTTCATGCAGCGCACCTGGGACGAGGCTTCCGGCGGCGAGTTCATGTCCTTCGCGACGACCGGGGACGGTACCTACCCGGTGTGGGTCGGCCGTTCCGAGGCCGGTGAGGTAAGCGGCGTCGTGGTGCTGGTGGAGGGGATGCCCGAGCTGCTCCCGGAGCAGGACGGAACCCCCACCGATGCGGCTGTGTAG
- a CDS encoding hypothetical protein (identified by MetaGeneAnnotator; putative;~sequence version:1) gives MEWDAFDTVLSRRPFGDSRYVREQMHRAFTRRLESLGDSVPAARHLLTVLQQADPRTGYRTLGDPLLRRAVQQLLTRREGAKPGRNPLTPHVSAQVIEAVARHVESGAANGPLQGDSTAAQWLGDPTRTPWVWSPGQDHGFLGETFTRFVEHQFGAALAQPSESDLAVLRQGYRILDELLPLTSRGALSHTHLIGITPGTGVWAGKASTSQFTVAGIIFLNRKLLQNPWWVAEHLLHEALHQKLYDFRHAHSMLVRDLDDSPNAPAEARRLVSLWNIPGLDGANNRWNAHRSMAAFHVYVHLALLCSLAEQNAPRLRDTYGPLDAPSPMTPGRKAFERARYLAENLRTECWDDLGLAGRRLADWLSAVLDAMDPTPPPAGSYLHLVLDRYLKEARRVRVAPASDDLATTLAALGRSEAETFRQALSAVGAKDHPGSPTTEPAPRPADDHDAGHPADHHAAFSEQRHHIADTLLRLAPNGYSLDSLCPPPGPSADEMVRAMVETSSRELAAREATTPTATKESP, from the coding sequence ATGGAATGGGACGCATTCGACACGGTGCTCTCACGCAGGCCGTTCGGCGACAGTCGCTATGTGCGTGAACAAATGCACCGCGCGTTCACGCGCCGACTCGAAAGCCTCGGCGATTCGGTGCCGGCCGCCCGCCATCTGCTGACCGTACTTCAGCAGGCCGACCCCCGGACCGGATACCGCACACTCGGGGATCCACTTCTCCGCCGGGCCGTCCAGCAGCTGCTGACTCGGCGGGAGGGCGCCAAGCCCGGGCGGAACCCGCTGACTCCCCACGTGTCCGCCCAAGTGATCGAAGCCGTCGCACGGCACGTGGAATCCGGCGCCGCCAACGGACCGCTGCAGGGCGACTCCACCGCCGCACAATGGCTCGGCGATCCGACGCGTACTCCCTGGGTCTGGTCCCCTGGACAGGATCACGGCTTCCTCGGAGAGACGTTCACGCGCTTCGTGGAGCACCAGTTCGGTGCCGCGCTGGCCCAACCCAGCGAGAGTGATCTCGCAGTGCTGCGCCAGGGCTACCGGATCCTCGACGAGTTGCTGCCGCTGACGTCGCGCGGCGCCCTGAGCCACACCCATCTGATCGGGATCACCCCCGGGACCGGCGTGTGGGCGGGGAAGGCATCGACCTCACAGTTCACCGTGGCCGGCATCATCTTCCTGAACCGCAAGCTCCTCCAGAACCCCTGGTGGGTCGCCGAGCACCTGCTCCACGAGGCGCTTCACCAGAAGCTGTACGACTTCCGCCACGCCCACTCCATGCTGGTCCGCGACCTCGACGACTCCCCGAACGCTCCCGCCGAGGCCCGTCGCCTCGTGTCCCTGTGGAACATCCCGGGCCTCGACGGCGCGAACAACCGCTGGAACGCCCATCGCTCCATGGCGGCCTTCCACGTCTACGTCCACCTGGCACTGCTGTGCTCCCTCGCGGAACAGAACGCTCCACGGCTGCGGGACACCTACGGCCCGCTGGACGCCCCGAGTCCCATGACCCCCGGCCGTAAAGCCTTCGAGCGGGCCCGTTATCTGGCCGAGAACCTGCGGACCGAGTGCTGGGACGATCTCGGCCTCGCGGGCCGGCGCCTGGCCGACTGGCTCAGCGCCGTCCTGGACGCCATGGACCCGACTCCGCCCCCGGCCGGTTCGTACCTCCATCTCGTCCTCGACCGCTACCTCAAGGAAGCACGCAGGGTTCGCGTGGCACCGGCCTCCGACGATCTGGCGACGACACTGGCGGCTCTCGGGCGGTCCGAAGCCGAGACCTTCCGCCAGGCCCTGTCCGCCGTCGGCGCGAAGGACCACCCCGGCAGCCCCACGACCGAGCCAGCGCCACGGCCGGCCGACGACCACGACGCCGGACACCCCGCCGACCACCACGCGGCCTTCTCGGAACAGCGGCACCACATCGCCGACACCCTCCTGCGCCTCGCGCCGAACGGCTACAGCCTCGACTCCCTGTGCCCTCCCCCCGGGCCGTCCGCGGACGAGATGGTGCGCGCCATGGTGGAGACCTCCAGCCGAGAGCTGGCCGCACGCGAGGCGACCACCCCCACCGCCACGAAGGAATCGCCCTAG
- a CDS encoding amidohydrolase (COG1473 Metal-dependent amidase/aminoacylase/carboxypeptidase;~M20 Peptidase Aminoacylase 1 family; cd03886;~Metal-dependent amidase/aminoacylase/carboxypeptidase [General function prediction only]; COG1473;~amidohydrolase [Streptomyces bingchenggensis BCW-1];~dimer interface [polypeptide binding];~identified by MetaGeneAnnotator; putative;~metal binding site [ion binding]), with protein MSRLVSGPRERAFARRTLLAGAAAAGVGAAGVGAVLAGAGEAVAGGRGGPVSQAAVAAEAARLESALIELRRDLHRHPEAPGQERRTAAVVARKLRAAGLTVTTGVGGHGVVGVLRGTRPGRTVAYRADMDAVPPTDIVGTGPAPAHVCGHDVHTTVGVGVAQVLARLRHRLSGTVVFLFQPAEEALSGARALIDTGVLERLGIKEIHALHCGPFPVGRFAVTSGYGLPGQDRAEVTFSGPDAPDAARRLAADLGALATVAVPQTPADLERLVADVETPDGPLARFVALRARAQEATVSASYRCWPPERYTEVRADIRRMSLRYAGAATRFPAEPFPAMVCPEREGDQLARHLRRTVGGKAVIELHAAFPFNGEDFALYLDRIPGTYTFLGVRAPGAPITTSFPHYPDFSPDERAIGVGVRAMAGWIAERAHGLP; from the coding sequence GTGAGTCGTCTCGTGAGTGGTCCCAGGGAACGCGCCTTCGCGCGCCGCACGTTACTGGCGGGCGCGGCGGCGGCCGGTGTGGGAGCGGCCGGTGTGGGAGCGGTGCTCGCCGGTGCGGGGGAGGCCGTGGCCGGTGGGCGCGGAGGACCGGTGAGCCAGGCGGCCGTGGCAGCCGAGGCGGCGCGGCTGGAGAGCGCGTTGATCGAGCTGCGGCGGGACCTCCACCGGCACCCCGAAGCCCCGGGGCAGGAGCGGCGCACGGCCGCCGTGGTGGCCAGGAAGCTGCGGGCGGCGGGGCTGACGGTGACCACCGGGGTGGGCGGCCACGGTGTCGTCGGTGTCCTGCGGGGTACGCGTCCGGGCCGGACCGTCGCCTACCGGGCGGACATGGACGCGGTCCCGCCCACGGACATCGTCGGGACGGGTCCCGCGCCGGCCCACGTCTGCGGCCACGACGTCCACACCACGGTGGGTGTCGGCGTCGCCCAGGTCCTGGCACGGCTGCGGCACCGGCTGAGCGGAACGGTGGTCTTTCTCTTCCAGCCCGCCGAGGAGGCCCTGTCCGGCGCCCGCGCCCTGATCGACACGGGGGTGCTGGAGCGCCTGGGTATCAAGGAGATCCACGCGCTGCACTGCGGGCCGTTCCCGGTCGGCCGGTTCGCCGTGACCTCGGGCTACGGGCTGCCGGGTCAGGACAGGGCGGAGGTGACCTTCTCCGGACCGGACGCGCCCGATGCCGCGCGGCGCCTGGCCGCCGACCTCGGCGCGCTCGCCACGGTGGCGGTCCCGCAGACCCCGGCGGACCTGGAACGCCTCGTCGCCGACGTCGAGACGCCCGACGGTCCGCTGGCCCGGTTCGTGGCCCTGCGCGCCAGAGCCCAGGAGGCCACGGTGAGTGCGTCGTACCGCTGCTGGCCGCCGGAGCGGTACACGGAGGTCCGTGCGGACATCCGCCGCATGAGCCTGCGGTACGCGGGGGCCGCGACCCGCTTCCCCGCCGAGCCGTTCCCGGCCATGGTCTGCCCGGAGCGCGAGGGTGACCAGCTCGCCCGCCACCTGCGCCGTACCGTCGGCGGGAAGGCGGTCATCGAGCTGCATGCCGCCTTCCCCTTCAACGGCGAGGACTTCGCCCTCTACCTGGACCGGATCCCCGGTACGTACACCTTCCTCGGCGTCCGCGCTCCCGGAGCACCCATCACGACGAGCTTTCCGCACTACCCCGACTTCTCGCCGGACGAGCGCGCCATCGGTGTCGGCGTACGGGCGATGGCCGGCTGGATCGCCGAGCGCGCCCACGGGCTTCCGTAG